A portion of the Pseudoalteromonas galatheae genome contains these proteins:
- a CDS encoding DJ-1/PfpI family protein has protein sequence MEVGIFIYDGAECLDFCGPFEVFNTAKRFIETPINVNLVAPSHIPVTSRGGMSVNPHYSIYSHPKFDLLIVVGGLHHQICSDHNVLNWLAETANHTSQCASVCTGVFLYAEAGLIDGKRVTTHWQDIDDLREQYPSLEVVEDVRFIMDQNFTSSAGISAGIDMSLELVKKRFGQSIARKTATQMDYDWPRN, from the coding sequence ATGGAAGTTGGTATTTTCATCTATGACGGTGCAGAGTGTTTAGATTTTTGCGGCCCGTTTGAGGTATTCAATACCGCAAAGCGATTTATCGAGACTCCGATTAACGTCAACCTTGTCGCGCCAAGTCATATCCCAGTAACCTCGCGTGGCGGCATGAGTGTAAACCCCCATTACAGCATCTACTCGCATCCAAAGTTTGACTTGCTCATAGTTGTAGGTGGGCTTCATCACCAAATTTGTAGCGATCACAACGTACTTAATTGGCTTGCAGAAACTGCCAACCATACCTCTCAATGCGCATCAGTTTGTACAGGCGTATTTTTATATGCTGAAGCAGGCCTCATTGATGGAAAGCGAGTCACCACCCATTGGCAAGATATCGACGATTTGAGAGAACAATACCCTTCTCTAGAAGTGGTTGAGGACGTAAGGTTTATCATGGATCAAAATTTTACTAGCTCAGCGGGTATTTCAGCTGGTATTGATATGAGTTTAGAGCTAGTGAAAAAACGTTTCGGGCAATCTATTGCAAGAAAAACAGCAACGCAAATGGATTACGATTGGCCTAGAAATTAA
- a CDS encoding M3 family metallopeptidase, translating into MFKPTITLLSAAVCLALAGCAGTADQTQEPVKLLQSKQYDNVLLQEFSGPYQGVPHFDKMKLEDLEAALEIGMADNLKEIEAIANNPAKPTFENTIVALERAGAALDRVFTYYGLWRSNISSPEFREIQSRVVPKFSEFSSKITQNQALFERVKAVYEGAEYKKLTAEEQRITWMRYNGFARNGATLKGEDAKRYADINLALSKLHTQFANNVLADEENYVVYLTKAQLSGLPESFVASAAAAAKARGKADMYAITNSRSSMDPFLTYSTERELREKVWNNYYNRGNNGGEYDNKAIISDILKLRHERVNLLGYDNYAQWRLEDRMAKKPENAMALMKKVWPAAIARVKEEVADMQAIADKEGADITIKPWDYRFYAEKVRQAKYQLDSNEVKAYLQLDNLREAMFYVAGRLFNFEFTEVPKGSVSVFHPDVRVWEVTDKTTGDNIGLWYLDPFARKGKRSGAWALSYRSHTTFDGKTNVLSSNNSNFVKAPEGEATLISWSDAETYFHEFGHALHALSSNVKYPSSNSGVRDYTEFQSQLLERWLSTDEVINRYLVHYKTGKPMPKALIEKIKKSATFNQGFATTEYLGSAIMDMLFHTTDPDKIGDPVAFEKSQLGALGMPDEVVMRHRTTHFGHVFSGEGYSAGYYGYLWAEVLTSDAAEAFAEAPGGFYDKDVAQRLVDYLFSVRNSMDPAEAYRKFRGRDAEVEALMRDRGFPVEK; encoded by the coding sequence ATGTTCAAACCTACCATCACACTTTTAAGTGCTGCTGTATGTTTAGCCCTTGCGGGTTGTGCGGGCACAGCGGATCAAACTCAAGAACCAGTAAAACTACTTCAAAGTAAGCAATATGATAATGTGCTTTTGCAAGAGTTTTCAGGCCCTTATCAAGGCGTTCCTCATTTTGATAAAATGAAGCTTGAGGATTTAGAAGCCGCACTTGAAATAGGTATGGCTGATAATTTAAAAGAAATTGAAGCGATAGCTAATAACCCTGCGAAGCCAACTTTTGAGAACACAATCGTTGCGCTGGAAAGAGCGGGTGCTGCTTTGGATCGTGTATTTACCTACTACGGTCTTTGGCGTTCTAATATTTCAAGCCCTGAATTTAGAGAAATTCAATCGCGAGTGGTACCTAAGTTTTCAGAGTTCAGCTCTAAAATCACCCAAAACCAAGCGCTTTTTGAACGTGTAAAAGCAGTCTATGAAGGTGCTGAATATAAAAAGCTAACCGCAGAAGAGCAGCGTATTACTTGGATGCGTTATAACGGCTTTGCCCGTAATGGTGCGACGCTAAAAGGTGAAGACGCTAAGCGTTACGCAGACATTAATCTAGCGCTATCAAAGCTACATACTCAGTTTGCAAACAACGTCCTTGCAGACGAAGAAAACTACGTGGTTTACCTCACTAAAGCGCAATTGTCAGGTTTGCCTGAGTCGTTTGTTGCGTCGGCAGCGGCTGCTGCAAAAGCGCGCGGTAAGGCGGACATGTACGCGATTACCAACTCTCGCTCATCCATGGATCCATTTTTAACCTACTCAACAGAGCGTGAGTTACGCGAGAAAGTATGGAACAACTACTATAACCGTGGCAACAATGGTGGTGAGTACGACAACAAAGCGATTATCTCTGACATCTTAAAGTTGAGACATGAGCGCGTTAACTTATTAGGCTACGATAATTATGCGCAGTGGCGTCTCGAAGACCGCATGGCGAAAAAGCCTGAAAACGCGATGGCGCTGATGAAAAAAGTATGGCCAGCTGCAATTGCGCGTGTGAAAGAAGAAGTGGCTGACATGCAAGCGATCGCTGACAAAGAAGGTGCTGATATCACCATCAAGCCTTGGGATTATCGTTTTTACGCTGAGAAGGTACGTCAAGCCAAATATCAATTGGATTCAAACGAAGTTAAGGCTTATTTACAGCTAGATAATTTGCGTGAAGCGATGTTCTATGTGGCAGGTCGTTTGTTCAACTTTGAGTTCACTGAAGTGCCGAAAGGGTCGGTGTCTGTATTCCACCCTGATGTTCGTGTTTGGGAAGTAACAGACAAAACCACTGGTGATAATATTGGCCTCTGGTATCTAGACCCGTTCGCACGTAAAGGTAAGCGCTCAGGTGCGTGGGCCTTGTCATACCGCAGCCATACAACGTTTGATGGTAAAACAAATGTGCTTAGCTCAAACAACTCCAACTTTGTGAAAGCGCCAGAGGGTGAAGCAACTTTGATCTCTTGGTCTGATGCAGAAACCTATTTCCACGAGTTTGGCCACGCGCTGCATGCGCTTTCTTCAAACGTGAAGTATCCAAGTTCAAACTCTGGCGTGCGTGACTACACTGAGTTCCAATCTCAGTTATTGGAGCGTTGGTTGTCAACGGACGAAGTAATCAATCGTTACTTAGTTCACTATAAAACAGGCAAGCCTATGCCTAAAGCGCTAATCGAGAAAATCAAGAAGTCAGCAACCTTTAACCAAGGTTTCGCAACGACTGAATATCTTGGTTCGGCTATCATGGATATGCTTTTCCATACCACAGATCCAGACAAGATTGGCGACCCTGTTGCATTCGAAAAGTCTCAGTTAGGTGCGCTAGGCATGCCGGATGAGGTAGTGATGCGTCACCGCACCACCCACTTTGGTCACGTATTCTCAGGTGAAGGTTATTCAGCGGGTTACTACGGTTACCTGTGGGCTGAGGTATTAACCTCAGATGCAGCTGAAGCGTTTGCTGAAGCGCCAGGTGGCTTCTATGACAAAGACGTTGCACAGCGTTTGGTGGATTACCTATTCTCAGTTCGCAACTCAATGGATCCAGCAGAAGCGTATCGCAAGTTTAGAGGTCGTGATGCTGAGGTTGAAGCGCTGATGCGTGATAGAGGCTTTCCGGTAGAGAAGTAA
- a CDS encoding manganese efflux pump MntP, producing the protein MNFVTLLLLAYAMSTDAFAAAIGKGASLKSPRLTQAIKIGLIFGIIEASAPLLGWLIGQSAAGYVEAWDHWIAFILLFGLGAHMIYESLKGDDEAPTQHAKQPWFRTIITAFGTSIDAMAVGVSLAFVDVNIWLAAALIGLATTMMVTIGVMIGHSAGKFLGSRAETFGGVILICVGTWLLYSHLSI; encoded by the coding sequence ATGAATTTCGTCACCCTGCTACTATTAGCATACGCTATGTCTACCGATGCTTTTGCCGCGGCAATCGGTAAAGGCGCCAGCTTAAAATCACCTCGGCTTACTCAAGCCATAAAAATCGGCCTTATTTTTGGAATTATTGAAGCCAGTGCACCGCTGCTTGGCTGGTTAATAGGACAATCTGCTGCAGGCTATGTCGAAGCTTGGGATCATTGGATTGCCTTTATCTTACTGTTCGGACTTGGCGCTCATATGATTTATGAGAGCCTTAAGGGTGATGACGAAGCGCCAACTCAACACGCAAAACAGCCTTGGTTCAGAACCATTATAACAGCATTTGGCACTAGTATTGATGCAATGGCTGTCGGCGTCAGTCTCGCATTTGTTGATGTGAATATATGGCTCGCTGCCGCACTCATTGGCCTCGCCACCACCATGATGGTGACAATTGGTGTGATGATTGGGCATTCGGCTGGAAAGTTTCTTGGTAGTCGAGCTGAAACCTTTGGTGGGGTGATCTTAATCTGTGTGGGAACTTGGTTGCTATATAGCCACCTTTCGATTTAA
- a CDS encoding nitrilase-related carbon-nitrogen hydrolase, protein MKVGFYQFAVKYGDPQYNRTTIVEALSQADFDLIVLPELCTSGCLFLNHTHMEEMAEELPNCTTLSLLQPLAQQRQGTIIAGIIEKAGRDHFNSAVIVKPEGAVGVHRKVFLAPPDKRFFQAGDTFKVHEIMGVKVGILLCYDIWFEEGLTQLTKQGVQLIVNPSNYCGEDSLDTIRKQAKKYKVHIISANRTGMDHVTETGVQFIGQSILVSPDGEVLMLGDSTEQLITAEIDFFAPS, encoded by the coding sequence ATGAAAGTAGGATTTTATCAATTTGCAGTCAAATATGGTGACCCCCAATACAACCGAACGACCATAGTCGAGGCATTATCACAGGCAGACTTTGATCTCATTGTGTTACCCGAGTTATGTACCTCAGGTTGCCTCTTTCTTAATCACACTCATATGGAGGAGATGGCTGAGGAATTACCTAATTGCACGACTCTCAGCCTACTCCAACCTTTAGCACAGCAGCGACAAGGAACTATCATCGCAGGGATCATTGAAAAAGCTGGTCGTGATCACTTTAATAGTGCAGTTATAGTTAAGCCAGAAGGAGCTGTCGGCGTGCATCGTAAGGTTTTTTTAGCCCCACCCGACAAACGCTTTTTTCAAGCCGGTGATACGTTCAAAGTGCACGAAATAATGGGGGTTAAAGTGGGTATTTTATTATGTTACGACATCTGGTTTGAAGAGGGACTCACCCAACTTACAAAGCAAGGTGTGCAGTTAATTGTAAATCCCTCAAATTATTGTGGTGAAGACAGTCTTGATACAATTAGAAAGCAAGCCAAGAAATATAAAGTCCATATTATTTCAGCAAATCGCACTGGTATGGACCACGTTACTGAAACAGGAGTTCAATTTATCGGCCAAAGCATTCTTGTAAGCCCTGATGGTGAAGTACTTATGCTTGGGGATTCAACGGAGCAGCTTATCACAGCCGAAATAGACTTTTTCGCCCCTTCGTGA
- a CDS encoding alpha-ketoglutarate-dependent dioxygenase AlkB, which yields MKLPLLNNAEAEYIPAFLTKAESQLLYQWLITHCDLSQPETITLPNGENTEIRPWKMMFVDPSLEDPEVFPSYHGRRQAWPNLISSIQQRLQAQIGVEFSVCVCIFYSDGDEYMDFHSDLSAFGPTNVIASLSLGAERLFQVRHQAKPDEQFEQLLEDGSLFIMGNGFQTQFQHAIPPAPKEVGARFNLTFRQFT from the coding sequence ATGAAGCTTCCACTTTTAAATAATGCCGAGGCAGAATATATTCCAGCATTTCTTACCAAGGCAGAGAGCCAATTACTGTATCAGTGGTTAATCACACACTGTGATTTGTCTCAGCCTGAAACCATCACCTTGCCTAACGGTGAAAATACGGAAATTAGACCTTGGAAAATGATGTTTGTAGACCCTAGTCTCGAAGATCCGGAAGTATTTCCTAGCTACCATGGTCGACGCCAAGCTTGGCCTAATTTGATTTCATCAATACAACAACGGCTACAAGCTCAAATAGGCGTCGAATTTAGCGTCTGCGTCTGTATTTTTTATTCAGATGGTGATGAGTACATGGACTTTCACAGTGATCTGTCCGCATTTGGGCCAACTAATGTTATCGCTTCTTTGAGCTTAGGTGCCGAGCGCTTGTTTCAAGTTCGTCATCAAGCAAAACCCGATGAACAATTTGAACAGCTGCTAGAAGATGGTTCATTATTTATTATGGGGAATGGCTTTCAAACACAATTCCAACATGCCATCCCCCCCGCACCTAAAGAGGTTGGCGCTAGATTTAATCTGACCTTTAGGCAGTTTACTTGA
- a CDS encoding sensor histidine kinase, whose product MMWNNSLARMAIFQLAAIVFATLGVLGFLHSYVFLFSGLSIAIAVLFTVLSIATLKRQKQRFEEVFTALKYQDGSFRIDKKHPISKQALTTCNELIQKAQQDKAKQTELVTTYETMLQHIEAGLILIKNGHTILICNNSAKQLLDIRGAESGHSLLAAHPELEQAKVGSHITKDLLFKYFTFSNQDNQYQLWLFTAISEQLESTQIESWQKLIRVLIHEIGNSVAPIYSLSNTLINITNNQLAEAVTDQELVEDYLQSLQAIGVRSQSLLGFIDNYRKLTHIPELDLQPLVVQTLFDDITPLIKSDFRDANISLHFDVTPAALSINVDRKMIEQVLLNLLNNAKDAMKHNNQEKVVTVSATINRYGKCEIKVADNGEGIEPSALDKIFVPFFTTKPHGSGIGLALSQQIIHRHKGRISATSEVGKGSCFSVLL is encoded by the coding sequence ATGATGTGGAATAATAGCCTCGCTCGCATGGCCATTTTTCAACTCGCGGCCATTGTATTCGCCACGCTTGGTGTATTGGGCTTTCTCCACAGCTACGTCTTTTTGTTTAGTGGGTTATCCATTGCGATTGCAGTGCTATTCACAGTGCTGTCTATTGCCACACTGAAAAGACAAAAACAACGATTCGAAGAGGTGTTTACTGCGCTCAAGTATCAAGATGGCAGCTTTAGAATTGATAAAAAGCACCCAATAAGTAAGCAAGCACTTACAACCTGTAACGAGCTTATTCAGAAAGCTCAGCAAGATAAAGCCAAGCAGACAGAGCTCGTCACCACTTATGAAACGATGCTACAACACATAGAAGCAGGTCTGATCCTTATCAAAAATGGCCACACCATTTTGATTTGTAATAACAGCGCAAAGCAATTGTTGGATATTCGCGGCGCAGAGTCTGGACACTCACTACTTGCAGCACACCCAGAGCTTGAACAAGCCAAAGTAGGTAGCCACATTACCAAAGACTTACTATTTAAATATTTTACGTTTTCCAATCAAGACAACCAATACCAACTTTGGCTTTTTACTGCAATTTCAGAGCAGCTAGAGAGTACCCAAATCGAATCTTGGCAAAAGCTGATCCGCGTGCTTATCCATGAAATAGGAAACTCCGTCGCACCGATTTATTCGCTCTCAAATACGCTAATTAATATCACCAATAATCAGTTAGCCGAAGCGGTGACAGACCAAGAACTCGTTGAAGACTACTTACAAAGCCTACAAGCGATTGGTGTTAGGAGCCAGTCTTTACTTGGCTTTATAGATAACTACAGAAAGCTCACACATATCCCTGAACTTGACCTCCAACCGCTTGTAGTACAGACTTTATTTGATGACATCACGCCATTGATAAAAAGCGACTTTCGTGACGCAAATATCAGCCTACACTTTGACGTGACGCCCGCTGCGCTAAGCATTAATGTTGATAGAAAGATGATAGAGCAAGTGCTGCTCAACCTACTAAACAACGCCAAAGATGCCATGAAACATAACAACCAAGAAAAAGTAGTGACAGTATCAGCAACGATTAATCGCTACGGCAAATGTGAGATCAAAGTTGCTGATAACGGGGAAGGAATAGAGCCCAGCGCACTCGATAAGATATTTGTACCATTTTTTACCACAAAACCTCATGGCTCGGGAATTGGACTTGCACTCAGCCAGCAAATTATCCACCGCCATAAAGGGAGGATCAGCGCGACTTCTGAAGTAGGAAAAGGGAGCTGCTTTAGTGTATTGCTTTAG
- a CDS encoding sigma-54-dependent transcriptional regulator, producing the protein MTISDKAILVVDDNSEILVATRMLLKQYYKKVVTLENPHDIAKTMSEQDFALILLDMNFTRESTSGAEGFYWLKQIKALDGDAVVVLFTAYGDLAMAVDAIKLGANDFVLKPWQNEKLLATVANCIELSEQRKKSKKLTQIAQISMAAQNKPFEHLIASSPAMEQVFQTIEKAAKTDANVLILGESGTGKEVVARELHKQSLRKDNTFMSVDMGTIASSLFESELFGHMKGAFTDAKANKPGRFELAESGTLFLDEIANIPLELQGKLLTAIQNRVVTPVGGSKQIEVDLRLITATNMNLYDMVREGSFRQDLLYRINTVEITLPALRDRPQDIPLLIEFYADLYSKKYKLACKTVSDKMMADLVKYQWPGNIRELQHLVERAVILSDSTQLQFQLASPAASTQERVGLFDTYNLAEIEQHTIERAVRDFKGNISHAAKALGITRASLYRKMEKYDVE; encoded by the coding sequence ATGACTATCAGCGATAAGGCAATTTTAGTTGTCGATGACAACAGCGAAATTCTCGTCGCCACGAGAATGTTGCTCAAACAATATTACAAAAAAGTGGTGACGCTAGAGAATCCCCATGACATCGCTAAAACAATGTCGGAACAGGACTTTGCTCTGATATTGCTCGACATGAACTTTACTCGAGAATCAACCTCCGGCGCCGAAGGATTCTACTGGCTCAAACAAATAAAAGCCCTGGACGGAGATGCTGTGGTTGTGCTCTTCACCGCCTATGGCGATCTAGCGATGGCAGTGGATGCCATCAAGCTTGGCGCCAACGATTTTGTCCTCAAGCCTTGGCAAAATGAAAAGCTACTCGCAACGGTTGCCAACTGCATCGAGTTGAGCGAACAACGGAAAAAGTCCAAGAAACTTACGCAAATCGCACAAATCTCAATGGCAGCGCAAAACAAGCCATTCGAGCATTTAATTGCTTCAAGTCCAGCAATGGAGCAAGTTTTTCAGACCATAGAGAAGGCCGCTAAAACCGACGCCAACGTTTTAATCTTAGGTGAAAGCGGCACTGGTAAAGAAGTCGTTGCCAGAGAGCTACATAAACAATCTTTACGAAAAGACAATACCTTTATGTCTGTAGATATGGGCACGATCGCCAGCTCTTTGTTCGAAAGTGAGTTGTTCGGCCATATGAAAGGCGCATTTACAGATGCGAAAGCCAATAAGCCAGGTCGCTTTGAACTTGCGGAATCCGGTACTTTATTTTTGGATGAAATAGCTAATATTCCGCTCGAGTTACAGGGAAAGTTACTTACTGCGATCCAAAATCGAGTAGTTACGCCAGTAGGTGGTAGCAAACAAATAGAGGTTGATCTGCGCCTTATCACCGCAACCAATATGAATTTGTATGACATGGTTCGCGAAGGCAGTTTTCGTCAGGACTTGTTATACCGCATTAATACCGTAGAGATCACACTTCCAGCACTACGAGATAGACCTCAAGATATTCCACTACTTATTGAGTTTTATGCTGATCTATACAGCAAAAAGTACAAGCTCGCGTGTAAAACGGTCAGCGACAAAATGATGGCTGATTTAGTCAAATATCAATGGCCCGGTAATATTCGAGAATTACAACATTTGGTTGAACGTGCTGTTATTTTATCTGACTCAACCCAATTACAGTTTCAGCTCGCCAGTCCAGCGGCAAGCACGCAAGAGAGAGTGGGACTTTTTGACACCTACAATCTCGCAGAAATAGAGCAACACACCATAGAGCGGGCGGTCCGAGACTTTAAGGGAAATATCAGCCATGCAGCTAAAGCGCTTGGGATCACCCGCGCGTCACTGTACCGTAAAATGGAGAAGTATGATGTGGAATAA
- a CDS encoding efflux RND transporter periplasmic adaptor subunit, translating to MDRKITPNKRFQLWWLALPIIAVAYFAFDSAASSSGERVNLAMDKVKISTVTKGEFHDLIPLRGSIKPSKSVYLDAIEGGRVEARFVEEGAMVKKGDKLLTLSNTSLQLDVISREAQISEQLNNLHNTRLAIEQNRLNLKRNLLELDFQVTQSERKLAQLKRLGSGNLVSKGELQAAEDETEYLKNRRKLIIEQQQQDEKIRTAQIAQLEDSVEQLNKNLSFARKNLENLIIKAPMDGQLTALDAELGASKARGSRLGQVDIVSEYKVSAQIDEFYLGRVYAGQTARLTLQGRQYELTLAKVYAEVSNGRFEVDLTFNAALPSDMRRGQSLQLELLLADAKAATLIPNGGFYQDTAGKWVFVLEQGSQVAVKKSVTFGERNNKYIEVLDGLAVGDRVITSSYSSFKDMQSVSLTR from the coding sequence ATGGATAGAAAAATCACACCTAACAAAAGATTTCAGCTGTGGTGGCTGGCGCTACCTATTATAGCAGTAGCGTATTTTGCATTTGATAGTGCAGCGAGTAGCAGTGGGGAACGTGTTAATCTGGCGATGGATAAAGTCAAGATAAGTACAGTGACAAAGGGTGAGTTTCATGATCTTATTCCGCTTAGAGGCAGCATCAAGCCGAGTAAGTCTGTGTATCTAGATGCCATCGAAGGTGGCCGAGTCGAAGCGCGTTTCGTCGAAGAAGGTGCGATGGTTAAAAAGGGTGACAAGTTGCTAACACTGAGCAACACCAGTCTGCAACTGGATGTGATCTCCCGTGAGGCGCAGATCTCAGAGCAGCTAAATAACCTACACAATACCCGCTTAGCGATAGAGCAAAACCGTTTAAACTTAAAACGAAACCTATTAGAGCTAGACTTTCAGGTAACGCAAAGTGAGCGAAAGCTTGCACAGTTGAAGCGCCTTGGTAGCGGTAATTTAGTTTCAAAAGGCGAGCTACAAGCGGCCGAAGATGAAACTGAGTATCTAAAAAACCGTCGTAAGTTAATTATTGAGCAGCAGCAACAAGATGAAAAAATCCGTACGGCACAAATTGCACAGCTAGAAGATAGCGTCGAGCAGCTCAATAAAAACTTGAGCTTTGCGCGTAAAAATCTTGAAAACCTAATTATCAAAGCGCCTATGGATGGTCAATTGACTGCGCTAGACGCAGAATTAGGTGCTTCAAAGGCGAGAGGCTCACGTTTAGGGCAAGTTGATATTGTGTCTGAATATAAAGTGTCGGCCCAAATTGATGAGTTTTACCTAGGCCGCGTGTATGCAGGACAAACCGCAAGGTTAACGCTGCAGGGGAGGCAGTATGAGCTAACGCTCGCAAAGGTCTATGCCGAAGTGTCAAATGGTCGCTTTGAAGTGGATTTAACTTTTAATGCTGCGCTGCCCAGCGACATGCGTAGAGGTCAAAGTTTACAGTTGGAGTTGTTATTAGCAGATGCGAAAGCCGCGACTTTAATACCAAATGGTGGATTTTATCAAGATACCGCTGGCAAGTGGGTATTTGTACTAGAGCAGGGCAGCCAGGTGGCGGTGAAGAAATCGGTGACGTTTGGCGAGCGTAACAACAAATATATTGAAGTACTTGATGGGTTGGCGGTCGGCGACCGAGTGATCACCTCAAGTTACAGCAGCTTTAAAGACATGCAGTCGGTCAGTTTGACTCGTTAA
- a CDS encoding ABC transporter ATP-binding protein, producing MLHLTKINKVFRTELIETYALEDVTVTVERGEFVAIMGQSGSGKSTLLNIIGMLDHIDGGEYVFDGKNISHLSEGQLADIRKDNIGFIFQSFNLIDELTVYENVELPLIYQGIAKAERAQRVIAVLEKVNIAHRKDHYPQQLSGGQQQRVAVGRAIVAKPKMILADEPTGNLDSKNGEEVMGLLAQLNQEGVTIVMVTHSEHHANYAHRTIHVLDGHIVSSQMQEVRCA from the coding sequence ATGTTACATCTAACTAAAATAAATAAAGTTTTTCGTACTGAGCTGATTGAGACTTACGCCCTTGAGGATGTCACGGTGACCGTAGAGCGTGGCGAGTTCGTTGCTATCATGGGACAGTCAGGTTCAGGTAAGTCTACCTTACTCAATATCATCGGCATGCTAGACCATATTGATGGTGGCGAGTATGTTTTTGATGGCAAGAACATCAGCCATTTAAGTGAAGGTCAGCTTGCTGATATTCGTAAAGACAATATTGGCTTTATCTTCCAAAGTTTTAACCTTATCGATGAGCTCACTGTGTATGAGAACGTTGAGCTTCCGCTTATTTATCAGGGGATCGCTAAAGCCGAGCGAGCACAGCGTGTGATAGCCGTGCTTGAAAAAGTAAATATTGCGCATCGCAAAGATCATTACCCACAGCAGCTTTCAGGTGGTCAACAGCAAAGGGTTGCAGTTGGGCGTGCGATTGTTGCAAAGCCAAAAATGATTCTAGCGGATGAGCCAACCGGTAATCTTGACTCAAAAAATGGTGAAGAAGTCATGGGGCTGCTAGCACAGCTTAATCAAGAAGGGGTAACTATAGTCATGGTGACGCACTCAGAACACCATGCAAATTATGCGCATCGCACGATCCATGTATTGGATGGCCATATTGTTTCGAGTCAAATGCAGGAGGTTCGTTGTGCTTAA